From a single Leishmania donovani BPK282A1 complete genome, chromosome 17 genomic region:
- a CDS encoding formin, putative encodes MSFRRPPPVRRSCTYVEFAQAGEDVTPERNFTVPDVMNSDSVTVDTGGPTASPNAPARVRSPEHPRRRSTVRIDGATLPQPGASPSTSLQQLCRPSVSECRRRGSLSASGTHASLRRFSRPNTVEVSKDYLQSVAEAHGVTVEHVRDVMIAAQGDTDLMLAILQSEMDVQLASPANIDVLHFGTQETVRRLLLFLELPREWEGEVVRTLNVTNGDAQEAAAILAQKSGQRSISLPNDVTASRQQVLTATEAEELPLLLQRLGQSPNGETRQLQAEFPDRTTDEIRTALQLTDGNMENARVFLREDHTASKNSNRDAISNIFARAAATRGSRPRPDHRKEIEAVYHKLNGAVGISNSAAEVIDVATGEDVVKTSLSPQDFQLYRSSGGGGGCTAAEGADSASRQQPVSRSGSSTPTTSTLNAFAFTKTAPSLLTPDTGASRGSDKAHDLRRPHPRPLSPAMSMTTPPFSDRGTSGTRHPSNATRLNVMRASSHELPSAAAVADMIQHAALPAKRSRRPSLSREAKNVSTRLAGRLDLPSLHVVRTGGGAAETGSSAAALNDSTSTSAADSSVSGHSSRRSPPSPHSARVIAPRRSSVAAVNLNDYRGSGAAAEARRADHAWNSTVGSAAGSSGTYFASVAPGSALIASQQLTGQPFHSPHTESLLNSVLSQLGKNTESHQDKEQQRRQHQLSSELVDTTSLRPFWPAGSADNNSTSAPASGVSPPPPPPPASSATAPTAAGPAPPPSLPPPPPPPGYKAGGPASSAPLPPPPPPPGGSGVPSLPAGLPPPHPPGLPPPTGGPKQPPPPPPPPPPPPPRMGNGPPPPPGKGASGAAAPVPNSSTTRNVPINGAVGDSDDAIFKAARPIELTAGARDKLLALFPKAAPKHAIEEDEATSRVQRILDVNRDRNVGIVLKFIRLPIQQIEASVRTFDTLTLGEERISGLLKIIPTSDDFEAIARAQKEHGGPWKRAEEQQLPQAVRFFLMTQRIDHYAERIHAWSLRYELHGRLEYLEQKLSKADKAIDATFASPSLPDLLYFLLEVSNFLNAGSRFQGAKGFPITQLPQIMDFRTTDGKGTLLQYVAEILDTVNPHLQAISSELMPAVDEGRDIDVASIEQELKKLRGRLQKCKHLIEQLKNDVRWTNVLGKFIYRSLPELERVEKLAESINGKAERLQEFLCEKKETFSLNEVLRVLSNFCKRYEQEREKQRLRQERQDRMEDNKQRRQSTVSSTVASHGDLPSQTQPESSSQQRRFSQQPLQQSPQRQSPSLQASSNGADCVRATPDAEFSTSRLRGGASLRASGIAPASRSDGSLGTAEHGRSHPPHSNGIGAANGTEDRTSPPVDRTSSGSTPANSNTGGGYRRRFSNGEVKQPGASTTVVSARGPPPSSSARAGTGTVGGEVLPPVGKSPVALSARASNSGRTHVESARRDARQT; translated from the coding sequence ATGTCCTtccgccgcccgcccccAGTGAGGCGGTCGTGCACGTATGTCGAGTTCGCGCAGGCCGGAGAGGATGTTACTCCGGAGCGCAACTTCACCGTTCCTGATGTGATGAATAGTGACAGCGTGACAGTCGACACTGGGGGACCCACTGCTTCGCCAAACGCCCCCGCTCGCGTGCGCTCGCCGGAGCATccccggcggcgcagcaccgtaCGCATTGACGGCGCGACTCTGCCGCAGCCGGGAGCTTCCCCCTCCACGTCGTTGCAGCAACTCTGCCGCCCCTCCGTGAGTGAgtgtcgccggcgcggctCGCTGTCGGCGAGTGGCACACATGCATCTCTTCGCCGCTTCTCCCGGCCGAACACGGTGGAGGTGTCGAAGGACTATCTGCAGTCTGTAGCGGAGGCGCACGGCGTCACTGTAGAGCACGTGCGCGACGTTATGATTGCCGCTCAGGGCGACACCGACCTCATGCTGGCAATTCTCCAGAGCGAAATGGATGTGCAGCTTGCCTCGCCGGCGAACATCGACGTGCTGCACTTCGGAACGCAAGAGACAGTACGCCGactgcttctcttcctcgaGCTGCCGCGGGAGTGGGAGGGCGAGGTGGTGCGGACGCTGAACGTCACCAACGGCGACGCAcaggaggcggccgccatcCTCGCACAGAAATCTGGCCAGAGGTCCATCTCGCTGCCGAACGATGTCACAGCGTCTCGCCAGCAGGTGCTCACAGCCACAGAGGCtgaggagctgccgctgctgctgcagcgtctaGGTCAAAGCCCCAATGGTGAGACGCGCCAGTTGCAGGCCGAGTTCCCGGACCGCACTACGGATGAAATCCGCACGGCGTTGCAGCTGACAGACGGCAACATGGAGAACGCACGCGTCTTCTTGCGAGAGGATCACACAGCGTCAAAGAACAGCAACAGGGACGCCATAAGCAACATCTTTgctcgcgccgctgcgacacGTGGGTCACGGCCGCGGCCGGACCACCGCAAGGAGATTGAAGCTGTATACCACAAGCTcaacggcgccgtcggcatcAGCAACAGCGCGGCCGAGGTCATCGacgtcgccaccggcgagGACGTCGTGAAGACGAGTCTGTCGCCGCAGGATTTTCAACTctaccgcagcagcggcggcggcggtggctgcacGGCTGCTGAGGGCGCCGATAGCGCGAGTCGGCAGCAGCCCGTGTCCCGGAGCGGAAGTTCGACCCCAACCACATCCACCTTGAACGCTTTTGCCTTTACCAAAACTGCGCCATCGTTGTTGACACCAGACACGGGCGCATCGCGTGGATCGGATAAGGCGCACGACTTGCGTCGCCCGCACCCACGACCGCTCTCCCCGGCGATGTCCATGACGacgccgcccttctccgACCGCGGTACGAGTGGGACACGTCATCCATCGAACGCGACTCGCTTGAACGTTATGCGGGCCTCCTCGCACGAGTTGCCGTCtgcggcagccgtcgccgacaTGATTCAACATGCAGCACTGCCCGCAAAGCGGTCGCGTCGACCATCCCTGTCGCGAGAGGCGAAGAATGTGTCGACGcgcctcgcaggccgccttgatctgccgtcgctgcatGTAGTGCgaaccggcggcggcgctgccgaaaCTGGCAGTTCGGCCGCCGCCCTCAACGACTCTACCAGCACTTCCGCCGCCGACAGCAGTGTCAGCGGGCACTCCAGTAGAcgctcgccgccatcgccgcacTCTGCGAGGGTGATCGCTCCTCGCCGTTCGAGCGTTGCAGCGGTGAACCTGAATGACTATCGCGGCtcaggcgccgctgcggaggcgaggagggcagaCCACGCGTGGAACAGCACAGTCGGCAGTGCGGCAGGCAGTAGCGGCACGTACTTTGCATCCGTAGCGCCTGGGTCGGCTCTCAtcgcgtcgcagcagctTACTGGCCAGCCGTTCCACTCGCCGCATACGGAGAGCCTGCTTAACAGTGTCCTTAGTCAGCTTGGCAAGAACACAGAGAGCCATCAGGacaaggagcagcagcggcgacaacACCAACTGTCCTCGGAGCTTGTAGACACAACTTCTCTTCGGCCATTTTGGCCGGCCGGCAGCGCTGATAACAACAGCACATCCGCgcccgccagcggcgtctcgccgccaccgccaccaccacccgcgaGCTCTGCCACAGCGCCGACTGCGGCGggccctgctcctcctcccagcttgcctccacctccgccaccgccagggTACAAAGCAGGTGGCCCCGCTagctctgcgccgctgccgccgccacccccaccacccggcggcagtggcgttCCGAGCCTTCCTGCGGGTTTGCCTCCACCACATCCGCCtggcctccctcctccgacAGGCGGGCCCAAGcaaccgccaccgccgccaccgccgccaccgccgccaccgccacggatGGGTAAcgggccaccgccgccaccaggAAAGGgcgcgagcggcgcagcagccccggTGCCAAACAGCAGCACAACGCGCAACGTGCCGATCaacggcgccgtcggtgaCTCCGATGACGCCATCTTCAAGGCTGCGCGGCCAATCGAGCTGACAGCCGGGGCGCGTGATAAGCTGCTTGCCCTCTTCCCAAAGGCGGCGCCAAAGCACGCGAtagaggaggacgaggcgacgtcgcgcgtgcagcgcatTCTCGATGTGAACCGTGATCGAAACGTCGGCATTGTGCTGAAGTTCATTCGGCTGCCCATTCAGCAGATCGAGGCGAGTGTGCGCACATTCGACACCCTGACGCTCGGCGAGGAGCGCATCTCCGGCCTTCTCAAGATCATTCCCACTTCGGACGACTTCGAGGCCATTGCGCGGGCACAGAAGGAGCACGGCGGCCCGTGGAAGCGTGCAGAGgaacagcagctgccgcaagCCGTCCGCTTCTTCCTCATGACCCAGCGCATCGACCACTACGCCGAGCGCATCCATGCCTGGAGTCTGCGGTACGAGCTGCATGGGCGGCTCGAGTACCTGGAGCAGAAGCTGAGCAAGGCGGATAAGGCGATTGACGCCACCTTCGCCtccccgtcgctgccggaCCTGCTGTACTTCCTTCTCGAGGTGAGCAATTTCCTGAACGCTGGCAGCCGCTTCCAGGGTGCCAAGGGGTTCCCCATCACGCAGTTGCCGCAAATCATGGACTTTAGGACAACAGACGGCAAAGGCACCTTACTGCAGTACGTGGCTGAAATATTGGACACAGTGAACCCGCACCTGCAGGCGATTTCGAGCGAACTGATGCCGGCCGTCGACGAGGGTCGTGACATTGACGTTGCCAGCATTGAGCAGGAACTCAAGAAGCTGCGGGGCCGCCTGCAGAAGTGCAAGCATCTGATTGAGCAGCTGAAGAACGATGTGCGCTGGACGAACGTGCTCGGCAAGTTCATTTACCGCTCGTTACcggagctggagcgcgtCGAGAAGCTGGCGGAGTCGATCAACGGTAAGGCGGAGCGCCTGCAGGAGTTCCTGTGCGAGAAGAAAGAGACTTTTTCGCTGAATGAGGTGCTGCGGGTTTTGTCCAACTTCTGCAAGAGGTACGAGCAGGAGCGTGAGAAGCAACGACTACGGCAGGAGCGTCAGGACCGCATGGAGGATAacaagcagcggcggcagagcacaGTGTCCAGCACTGTGGCGAGCCACGGTGACTTGCCGTCGCAGACGCAGCCCGAGTCATCATCACAGCAACGGCGGTTCAGCCAGCAGCCGTTGCAGCAGTCCCCGCAGAGGCAGTCCCCATCCCTGCAGGCGAGCTCGAACGGCGCGGACTGTGTTAGGGCCACTCCTGACGCTGAGTTCAGCAccagccgcctccgcggcggtgcgagcCTACGGGCTTCTGGGATTGCCCCCGCTAGCCGTTCCGATGGCAgcctcggcaccgccgagCACGGGAGATCGCACCCGCCACACAGCAATGGAATTGGTGCCGCAAACGGAACTGAGGACCGTACATCACCACCGGTGGACCGAActagcagcggcagcaccccCGCCAACAGCAACACGGGTGGCGGCTATCGCCGACGTTTCAGCAACGGCGAAGTGAAGCAACCCGGTGCCAGCACTACCGTCGTTTCAGCTCGTGGACCTCCACCGAGCTCGAGTGCCCGTGCCGGCACGGGCACAGTCGGAGGAGAAGTATTGCCGCCTGTAGGCAAGTCTCCGGTTGCCCTATCTGCGCGCGCCTCAAACAGCGGGCGCACCCACGTTGAGAGCGCCCGACGAGATGCTCGACAAACAtga